Part of the Vigna unguiculata cultivar IT97K-499-35 chromosome 3, ASM411807v1, whole genome shotgun sequence genome, GTAAaggatgaagaaaataaaatagaatgaagTATTATTATCTAAAATCGAACAAGGTATGTGATTAATAAGATAACaggtaataaaaataacactacccaaaaacccaaaaaattgAGGAACCTCACCATGAATTTAAAGATTGCGAACTATTTTAATAAGATGTTTATTTTTGTAGTTAGTCATCCCTATTTTGTTAAGGTGTATATGCGCGAAAAGTTTGATGTAAAATTCATGCAAAGTGATAAATTGTTActtcactaaattttaatagaaacaTCAAATTGCGTTTGAATTTCATTAATAGAAAAGATTGAAAGCGGCGCTGGCTGACGGTGGATCTAGCAACAGAGGCGACAAAAACATTCTTTAAAAAGCCTTAGGCTTTACGTACCAATATAATAAAACTAGTTTcgaaattaataaagaaaatatagactaaattcaaaataataacaatagaagttcaaaataaaatagaatatatataagaataataagaatagaaattgaaaataagatagaaataaGATACGTTTTTGgactatttattaaatttgtgaaGAATCACATCTTAAAATATCATAATCAAGCCATAACACAATGTTGTTGTAAACAAAGCCGTGCTTCTCTTTCACCACCTCAAACTCAAACTTCCAAATACTATTATTCTCTTTCATTCAATATCTCTTTCACACTGTAACTtgctttaaatatatatatatatatatatatatatatatatatatatatatatatatatatatatatatatatatatatatatatatatatatatatatatatatatatatataaatacacacAAAATTGGGGTATGTGTCAAGGTTTTTATCATCTATTTATGAGTTTTAGATTTAGCAAATCCAACAACCGATCTTAAAGTAAGtccttttcttccttttattagttttcataatttCTAATTCTATTTTCTCCAATCATGATTTTAGGTTGTTCAGTTGGTGATGAGCTAACAAATGTGGCACATTATATGTCAATAATTTTGTGGTTGAGAACCTTTCAATTTTCTTGCATGGGCCCAACACCAAGGCCCATTAATTTGTTGCCTTTAGTTGGTCCAACAGGTTGACAAAATTGCAAGATAACCATTTAGATTTTTCGTCCAAACATTTAGCATTTCTACATCAATTCCTAATTTGTCTCTTATAAGTcttaaatgtattattttctgAGAaagatgatttattttttctcatcaGATCCTATGTCCcataatatcatattattttaaaaattttgttttaataataaaatattataaaatctatatttctgtaattttttataacttaaaaattaagactCAAGATTTTATACCATATTCAAATCTTAAATTCAAGATCCTAATTAATTGATTGAGCATTATCATATCACCCaatagaattttaatttatctctttCACATAgtagatatttaattttgtatgattaaattttatagcaaatatatatttttaatgtataaatatattacaactaaaatttatgataaattaataatttttaaaatttataattatatttttgaattacatgaataattaaattattttgaaatttaatttagagAAAGGTGAAAAGATATCATGATTAAAAGAGATATATGGCTAAGAAAGTGAAACATACTAATAaagttaaaagaataataaatgagATGATTATGAGAAATTAATTTAACTAGTCCGCATATAGCGTGAAAtacacattaaaaataaataaatatgtatgaaACCAACGtatattcaaaaagaaaaaagagaaaacattaaaaatatgaaattagtgATGTAAATCTCAgtttataatataaaactaaacTTATGAAACGATCTAGTTTAATACATATAGATGTAGTAAACTCTTGATATAAAACTTAaacatcttttatatatatatatatatatatatatatatatatatatatatatatatatatatatatatatatatatatatatatatatatatatatatatatatatgtatgtataagaTTCATGCGAGTGTAGTTTTTCATCATGTGCCCACTAcactttttcatatatttatgatTCAGAGTCTAGTTTTGCAACCTGTACTTGATACCAGATAATATAATGTCACACagtcaaatcaaatcaaattcatGGGCCATTATGCTTTATGTTTTCTTGGTACTAATATTTTTGCCATAAAGTTCTGTCACTACTTTCAAGTTTCTCTTGAAGAACGTAGCTATAGCTAAAAGGAAAATTAcattataagaataaataattagtataaATTTCAACCACCAAcagaaaaattaataacacCAAAACTAGTAACTTGGATTATGAAAATACGCATTTATCTGAAATCATTAGCAAAATTGCAAAAGACAAATGTGGAATAATTGTGTTTGGAGCACCAACAGGAAAAAAATGTAATCATGTCTGAACTGATGAGAAAATGTCTCCACCTCACTTTTCACTCATCTTGTCATCTTGGCAATCAAATGTTAAACCCACCAAAAAGGACAGCTTCTACAGAGACACAGAGAGAGTGTTCTTGTTTCTTTTGCTTCTTTTTAATCCATGGCTTTGATTAAAGTAAACCTCCAGAGAAAACCAAACCATCCAAAAAGCAACACCCAATTTTGACTTCACTTTTTAACCTTCCTACTCATGCCAAGACATTGTTGCTAATAAAGACCACTTTTGTCATACTAATATAATCATGGCCCACACTCAAATATTATGTTTGAAATCATGTGCTCTCATTGTGGTTTTTGCAAACCACTAATCTCTTTCTCACTTAACAActacttattatttttctcatgtATAGCTTACCAAGAGCTTCacaggtgaaaaaaaaaacagatggTGTTTCTGATAATCATTATGGAAAATTACAAGTGAAGGGTAAACAAACAGAAATGGAACTTTGTATAAAAGGAATGTTTTTCCTTACACACACTCAAGGATGATTCTTATTTAAAGGGTAATGTTTGATTGAATGTTTATGGCCTAATTTACAAGTATTTTACCAATAGAAATGTAAAATCAGGagtatgaaaattaaaaaagaaatggtGAAAAGGAGATCAAAAGATGACTCATTTGAAAATGTGTAAGAACCCCAAAATACTGAGTTGCTTCATGTACCTTGAGCTCTATTCATCCATGGCAAAGCTGCAGGGACAAAAGAACCACCCAAATGGTTTTGTGGTGAATTTGATACCTTGTCCTTCCTAGACCATTGCCAGATCTTGGAAACAGAAAAGCTTTCACCTTTCCTTGCAATGTTGATTTTTTTGCCTTCAACATCACCTTCAGTGGAAGAATTCCCACAATGGTCCAATCTACCTTTGAATTGTCTCACACTGCAACCACTATTGGGGCACAAAGCCACTTGCAAATCTGAATCAGCAACAACATATTGGAAGGACCCCATTGAATAGCATCTCCTAACATCCAAGTTACTGGTACTGCTCTCACCCCCTTCTCCATTATTTGAGCTTCTAAACTTCCCAAGCCTCACAGAAAACACCCTTTTCCCACTCATTATGTGATTTTCTGCATGTTTGTTGAAGGAACCAGTCTCTGCAGCAACACTGCCTGAAACCCCATCTTCCTCCCTCAGACCCTCAAAGTCATAAACTGGGTTTTCAAAGCCTGCCTCATCATAAAGACTCCCTCGGCAGAGAGGGCAAGTTGAATTTGAGAGCAGCCATGTATCTATGCAATCAATGTGAAAAGCATGGTTGCAAAGAGGCAGCAACCTCAGCATGTCTTGTTCTGAGAACTGGCAAAGACACACTGCACAATCAAAAGGCTCCTTCAAACCTATTATGTCTTTGTATAGGAAAACTGGGAGAGCATCTATGAAGGCCTGATCTAGGCCTGAATCATGGAGATGAAACAGCTGCTGTAACTGTCTCTGGTAAGGGTCAGATTCCGACATGTCAGGGTACCTATTGGACTGGGAAATTGACGAAGAGGACATGTGCCTTATGAGGAATCGAACCAGCAAGTGAAGGAGACCAGAGATGAAAAACACAATAGCTAGAATGACAATGATGAAAACAATTGCAGGGCTTATTCTGGTGCCAGATGAAGAAGACAGAGGAGGGGGAAGTTGTTTCTTGTACTCAGAAGTGTAAGACAATGGTgcagaagaagaacaagaagatGGAGAAATACTAGTGGGGTTGCTCATAGCATCACTGCCATCGCAGATTTGAGAATCAAACCAACTCATTTCCTAAGGTATTTGCGGTGTGTCTCAGTATACCTCTTTGTTAGAACAAAGTTATTGTCTCTGCATCTCTAGAGACTCAATTCAACCCACACATTGAGGAAAACAATCAACACACACATCACCCTTACActcaaaaagacaaaaataaaatagtaacaaAGATTGGAACCTCAGGGAAATGAAAGAGAGGAAAAAGTCCAAATAAGAACATGCTTACTGAAATTTATGTTGCTCTTTGGAGACCGGAACTGTGGCAATTGCAAGAGCAGAGAAACATggtaaagaaaattttaaggtTGCTGTTGACGCACCTCAAGTGTTGGAGCCGTTCTGAGCTGTTATTTTCAGTCTCATGAACGAGAAaggtggttttttttttctaaaacccATTGGGTAGAAGGTTGATAGATCTAGGATGCATAGAATAAAGATCTCTTTGAAATTCTTGGGTAACTTTCTTTAAGGCCcaatcaaaattgaaaaaattggtgCATTGAATCTACGTTGTCATTAgacaaaacttgcaaaaagtCCTCTACGGTAAATGTGGATAGACCTCAATGTCAATGCTAATAATGGACTACTACTCTACTACTGTATCATACGGCccataaaagaagaaaaaaaaaaaatgaaaactagcTGTTAGACTTTGATGTCTTTCTTAGCTTTGAATATCATCATCATTTTGAACAAATTCTTCCCAGACACTTATTATCTCACCATATcttttccaaatttaaaaacattaaatttactctatttatatccttctaatttttttcggtttgaaaaggttgtaatatatatatatatatatatatatatatatatatatatatatatatatatatatatatatataaagaaaaatatatattaaagataagataataatgtataataataaatgttagcCATTATGAATAGTATTAATatcttacaaaataaataaattaacaattaatatttacaataaatgGTTGACAActacattaattataataattgataatgTTAGAACGTAATATTGGATGCACAAATatgaacaaattaattttttttaattatatgtatgtataaaatattgtagaaaaaaattgtttgaaaaataatttacatatgAGTAATGATTAGAGGGAGATGTATGTACATTTTGTTTAGAAGAACAAGTGAACTATATGGATAAATGGTTGTTTGCTTATATGATGCACGAAAATGTATCAATTTGTATAGACCCTCAAAATTGAGTGTCATTCATGCCCAAGTTATTAGATTTGACAGGAAAGTTATCTTGGCATTTGatcattcttcattttttttctttgatcacAACTTCACATGCAAATATGTTTCAATGCATAggctaacttttatttttctcgaATACCATTCACGCACAAAGACTCATAACTCAAAACCAGAAACAAGAAGATGGTGAAGGAGGGTGGGGGCATAACaatggatcaaattcaaatttggaCAAACTTGTGGATAACTCATCTCTTATTCTTGTCATTCTCCAAGATAGGTTTTTCTTCAACTTTAACTACCATGAATAAGGATATCTTTGGTAAGCTAGCCATTATAGTTTGTTGTTGTAACATGATGGTTGGTTGTTATTCTTGGATTGTTTCAACTACATAATCCATTATGTAGTTACTTCATCATGATTGATTGAGTTGACATGTTTAGTGTGTGtctcacaacaaaatttgacaTGAGTGATGTTTGATCCATGTGTTCGTGGAAGTTAATGAAAGGGTACAAAGTATAATGTTTTAATACCTCACTAATTTATGTTAATAAGTATTTATGTTTGTCACTGCATATGTGTTTATATAATTCATCGAAAAAGTAATCTAACAAATTGATTCCTCCATAGAATGTTAAAGAATTAATTGAAAGACATcatgttttatcattttttttatgctttaatatgttgaattttgtttgaaaaGTACTgtagttttatttatgaatagaTATTGTACTATGTTGAAATAATTGTCAGAAATGCTATTTACCTATAATTGATTAGGTGCGTGCATGTATGGCCATAACCAATTATGTCACtctaaataattgattatgttttgatttatttgctttattcctccaaaatatatatatatatatatatatatatatatatatatatatatatatatattataattgtaaatATAATGTCCGAgagataacaaaatatattttatattttattaggttcagtaattttttattagattacaTATGTTTTTCGTCTTTATATTTAGACGTAAAATTTTGGAATTTGTTACTATATCCAAAATTTTAAGTCTTTGAACTTTGAAAATAGATAATATAATGGTTCTAATATAatcatgtaaaatttatttgatatattaaacAACATTTTAGGTTAACATTTCATGTTCAAATGTTAGCCTTCAACACTATTTgacatataagaaaaaagaatagtTCACGTTATagattaagataattttaaaaaatgttaaatgtttaagattagtgtgattttgaaattttaactcGCATTATATGCTTTGATTATCACAAAATCGAAACATAAAATATCACGGTAGcattttgataattattgtCAAATTTTCTGTTCCCCAAACCCAAAGCAAAATTTGGGTTTATGcttcaattaataaaaactcCCAAAGAACTTATAAACTTCAGTTTTACAGATCCAAAGTAATAATGTCATGGGGAGAATGGAATTTGACCTCGGGTGGCtg contains:
- the LOC114176710 gene encoding RING-H2 finger protein ATL47 is translated as MSWFDSQICDGSDAMSNPTSISPSSCSSSAPLSYTSEYKKQLPPPLSSSSGTRISPAIVFIIVILAIVFFISGLLHLLVRFLIRHMSSSSISQSNRYPDMSESDPYQRQLQQLFHLHDSGLDQAFIDALPVFLYKDIIGLKEPFDCAVCLCQFSEQDMLRLLPLCNHAFHIDCIDTWLLSNSTCPLCRGSLYDEAGFENPVYDFEGLREEDGVSGSVAAETGSFNKHAENHIMSGKRVFSVRLGKFRSSNNGEGGESSTSNLDVRRCYSMGSFQYVVADSDLQVALCPNSGCSVRQFKGRLDHCGNSSTEGDVEGKKINIARKGESFSVSKIWQWSRKDKVSNSPQNHLGGSFVPAALPWMNRAQGT